In the genome of Clostridia bacterium, one region contains:
- a CDS encoding OmpA family protein — protein MGFKNRNHGSPNASEGKVSKERWLLTYSDLITLLMIFFLLMYTISNVNAQKFAALARSLAATLGEGTASLVGDATGSVVPPIIPGDANCDSSQEAKQFQAIQTDLGKYIQQEHLQGEVSVTAEERGVVVSFQDRVLFAEGSADLSPKALEVLRQVGKVLSRTSNYLRVEGHTDNRPIHTAQFRSNWELSVIRATNVVHVLVEQAGINPARISATGYGEYRPRVANDTAAHRALNRRVDIIVLKGEFRPSEPGATPNS, from the coding sequence ATGGGATTCAAGAATCGCAATCACGGATCGCCAAACGCTTCCGAGGGAAAGGTAAGCAAAGAGCGTTGGCTACTTACATATTCAGATCTTATAACCTTGCTAATGATCTTCTTTTTGCTCATGTATACCATTAGCAATGTTAACGCCCAGAAGTTTGCAGCCTTAGCTCGTTCTTTGGCTGCTACTTTAGGCGAAGGTACGGCTTCTCTGGTTGGAGATGCTACCGGAAGCGTCGTCCCTCCCATAATTCCCGGAGATGCTAATTGCGACAGTTCGCAGGAAGCCAAGCAATTCCAGGCCATCCAAACCGACTTAGGAAAGTATATTCAACAGGAACACCTTCAGGGCGAGGTATCGGTCACGGCCGAAGAGCGGGGAGTGGTGGTCAGCTTCCAGGACCGGGTTCTCTTTGCCGAAGGCTCGGCCGACTTGAGCCCTAAAGCACTAGAAGTACTGCGCCAAGTTGGAAAAGTCTTATCTCGCACCAGCAATTACTTGCGGGTGGAAGGGCATACCGACAACCGCCCTATCCACACCGCCCAGTTCCGATCCAATTGGGAACTTTCGGTCATCAGGGCCACCAACGTGGTACATGTATTGGTTGAGCAAGCCGGTATTAACCCTGCCCGCATCTCTGCTACTGGGTACGGGGAATATCGACCCCGCGTAGCTAATGATACTGCCGCTCACCGGGCACTGAACCGGCGAGTCGACATCATCGTTCTCAAGGGCGAGTTCCGTCCCTCGGAACCAGGAGCCACCCCTAACTCCTAG
- a CDS encoding serine hydrolase, whose product MFRGHFYATSTRSGPGQNEARGVFPGGSAGHGRPNWIRVILLILVVSSLTALATWWDSRTQTAPSTTEIADDGMNKLQGKVLESMGVALPDYRPLKKEVQQYIDAIGNPYGIFFKDLSSGQTWGINEDQPMVAASTTKVPVVLYLNHLVAQGRAHWHDKVAYDPATDLERGAGPLEHYAQAGEKYSLRVLANLAITTSDNVAIRMLIRHLGKQNLIAFMRQIGGRTVYPGGKNLTTARDLVTYLEAVIDFARTHPDLGERLLDDLAHTIYNQGLPGQLPENLMVAHKEGELEDVVNDCGIVYGTRPFVLAVLSSNNRDMRQGFAHIAHITKLIYDYQEKLAREHPGPAR is encoded by the coding sequence GTGTTCCGGGGGCATTTTTATGCCACATCGACTAGATCTGGGCCTGGCCAGAACGAGGCGCGAGGAGTTTTTCCCGGCGGTTCCGCCGGCCATGGCCGGCCTAACTGGATAAGGGTAATATTGCTGATCTTGGTGGTAAGTAGCCTCACCGCGTTAGCAACTTGGTGGGACAGCCGCACCCAAACTGCTCCTTCTACCACCGAGATAGCAGATGATGGGATGAACAAACTGCAGGGAAAGGTGTTGGAGAGCATGGGAGTTGCACTTCCGGATTATCGGCCCTTAAAGAAAGAGGTACAGCAGTACATTGATGCCATCGGTAACCCATATGGGATTTTCTTTAAAGACCTTTCCTCCGGTCAAACCTGGGGCATCAATGAAGATCAACCCATGGTGGCAGCCAGTACCACCAAGGTGCCCGTGGTGCTATACCTCAACCATTTGGTGGCTCAGGGGCGGGCCCACTGGCATGACAAGGTAGCTTACGATCCCGCTACTGATCTGGAGCGAGGTGCAGGGCCTTTGGAACACTACGCCCAAGCGGGCGAAAAGTATTCCCTGCGCGTCCTGGCCAATCTAGCCATCACTACCAGCGACAATGTGGCCATTCGGATGCTCATCCGCCACCTAGGAAAGCAGAACCTGATTGCTTTCATGCGCCAAATAGGGGGGCGGACTGTCTACCCGGGCGGCAAGAACCTAACCACCGCCCGTGACTTAGTTACTTATCTGGAAGCAGTTATCGATTTTGCCCGTACCCACCCCGACTTGGGCGAGCGGCTACTGGATGATCTGGCTCACACCATTTACAACCAGGGCTTACCTGGCCAATTGCCTGAAAACCTTATGGTGGCCCATAAAGAAGGGGAATTGGAAGATGTGGTCAACGATTGCGGCATCGTTTACGGAACCAGACCCTTCGTTTTAGCGGTGCTTTCATCCAATAATCGAGATATGCGCCAGGGTTTTGCCCATATAGCCCATATTACCAAACTCATTTATGATTACCAGGAAAAGCTAGCGCGCGAGCACCCCGGTCCGGCCCGCTAG
- a CDS encoding amidase domain-containing protein — translation MVRVGVAFVGAGYWRRRLAFNLVKLIAASMLIILLALWFRKGAAVLSLAPGDSPTSKTIASDIVPALEAIYRQRAQAVLKGDCQAVRPLFATDSVYGKWALEHQERRIKYLQAWSQKRGIKLTRYDVMLHVRNIEVKGETAWVFLLQTACLGYIYNDEPSTKEKKFGIGTRHLVELVHRGGKWLVRRDWYTDPLEEDTLIPDVTPAVGRYNLPAPTGANPYPGCTLLVQIAGARAASTKSRAPAAAGQLGYNRLQAVAYADKYCGAAWGSQNDYRYNSKYRDYTALGGDCTNFVSQVLGDKEAGGLPMDGTWCYNFSSRSPGGSRAWVQTDALADYLIYSGRATLVARGTYPEVMRRIATLELGDLIAYQEKGRIVHFAVVTGRDERGYVLVNSHTADRYHVPWDIGWDKKTIFWLFHINA, via the coding sequence TTGGTGAGGGTAGGGGTAGCGTTTGTGGGGGCGGGCTATTGGCGACGGCGGCTGGCCTTTAACTTGGTGAAGCTCATAGCGGCGAGCATGCTGATTATTCTGCTGGCCCTGTGGTTTAGGAAGGGGGCAGCGGTGCTCTCGTTGGCCCCCGGGGACAGCCCAACCTCCAAGACGATAGCGAGCGATATTGTCCCGGCTTTAGAGGCTATCTACCGCCAAAGGGCGCAAGCGGTACTTAAAGGTGATTGTCAAGCGGTTAGGCCCTTATTTGCTACCGATTCCGTTTATGGAAAATGGGCTTTGGAACACCAGGAGCGCCGCATTAAATACCTCCAGGCTTGGTCTCAAAAACGGGGGATAAAGCTTACTCGGTATGATGTCATGTTGCACGTGCGTAACATTGAGGTGAAAGGCGAAACTGCCTGGGTGTTTTTGCTGCAGACTGCCTGCTTGGGTTATATCTATAATGATGAGCCTTCAACTAAAGAAAAGAAGTTTGGGATTGGCACCCGCCATTTGGTGGAATTAGTGCACCGCGGAGGCAAGTGGCTGGTAAGGCGGGATTGGTACACGGATCCGTTGGAGGAGGACACGCTGATACCCGACGTCACTCCAGCGGTAGGGCGCTACAATTTGCCCGCCCCTACAGGAGCTAATCCTTATCCAGGTTGTACGCTGCTAGTTCAGATTGCTGGAGCTCGCGCTGCTTCCACCAAGAGCCGGGCGCCAGCAGCTGCGGGCCAACTGGGCTACAACCGGCTTCAGGCGGTGGCTTACGCTGATAAATACTGCGGTGCGGCTTGGGGGTCCCAGAATGATTATCGTTACAATTCCAAGTACCGAGATTATACTGCCCTTGGTGGAGACTGTACCAACTTCGTTTCTCAAGTACTGGGAGATAAAGAGGCAGGCGGCTTGCCCATGGATGGGACTTGGTGCTACAACTTTTCGTCTCGTTCCCCAGGGGGAAGCCGGGCCTGGGTGCAGACCGACGCTTTGGCCGATTACCTTATCTACAGCGGCCGGGCGACTTTGGTAGCCCGAGGAACCTATCCTGAGGTAATGAGGCGCATAGCTACCCTGGAGCTAGGAGACTTGATTGCCTATCAGGAAAAGGGCCGCATCGTCCATTTTGCGGTGGTGACCGGTCGAGATGAGCGCGGGTACGTTCTAGTTAATTCTCACACTGCTGACCGCTACCACGTGCCTTGGGACATCGGCTGGGACAAAAAGACCATCTTTTGGCTTTTCCATATCAACGCTTGA
- a CDS encoding NAD(P)/FAD-dependent oxidoreductase — protein MQRVNGVTYDVIIVGAGPAGIFAALELVQATSGDWLGSADSDTKVPTTTRPLRILMLDKGPNLAERLCPSHEQSIGCSLCTPCATVSGWGGAGAFSDGKLTLSPQVGGMLDQYLGDYQLTRYIQYVDSIYCAFGAPKKVYGADDEEALAEIRRKAVLADLKLVPAPIRHLGTGRTKEILQGMQDFLVQHGVEIRTRTWVEEIQAHDGKVQGVVTRSGEFIPGRYVIIAPGREGAEWLVRQAEKLKLELAVNPVDIGVRVEVPAAVMSHLTDVIYESKFIFYSKKFDDRVRTFCMNPHGEVVLENMEGLVTVNGHSYAEDVDRKTENTNFALLVSKTFTQPFKDPIAYGKSIARLANLLGGGVLVQRLGDLISGRRSTPDRIEKGLVTPTLKEATPGDLSLVYPYRHLTALVEMLQAMDRIAPGVYSRHTLLYGVEVKFYSSRLQLSSSLETKVNNLYAAGDGAGVTRGLVQASVAGVLTARGILEKEGKEDHSCQP, from the coding sequence TTGCAAAGGGTGAACGGCGTGACCTATGATGTAATAATTGTGGGCGCTGGCCCGGCAGGAATCTTTGCGGCTCTAGAGCTGGTTCAAGCTACTAGTGGTGACTGGCTGGGTTCTGCCGACAGCGACACCAAAGTACCTACGACCACCCGCCCTTTGCGGATTCTAATGCTGGACAAGGGTCCAAATCTAGCAGAGCGCCTTTGCCCCTCCCATGAGCAGAGCATTGGCTGCTCCCTGTGTACCCCTTGTGCCACAGTCTCCGGCTGGGGCGGAGCGGGCGCCTTCAGCGACGGCAAGTTGACCTTGTCTCCCCAAGTTGGGGGTATGCTGGACCAGTACCTGGGGGATTACCAGTTGACGCGGTATATCCAATATGTAGATAGCATCTACTGCGCTTTTGGGGCTCCTAAGAAGGTTTACGGAGCCGATGATGAGGAAGCGTTGGCTGAAATACGACGAAAAGCAGTGTTGGCAGATTTAAAACTGGTTCCGGCTCCTATCCGGCACCTGGGTACCGGTCGTACCAAGGAAATTCTCCAGGGTATGCAGGATTTTTTGGTGCAGCACGGGGTCGAGATTCGCACTCGAACTTGGGTGGAAGAGATTCAGGCCCATGACGGCAAAGTACAAGGCGTAGTCACCCGTAGCGGCGAGTTTATCCCGGGGCGATATGTAATAATAGCGCCTGGCCGCGAGGGAGCTGAGTGGCTGGTTCGGCAAGCTGAGAAACTGAAACTCGAACTGGCAGTTAACCCGGTGGATATTGGCGTCCGGGTGGAGGTGCCGGCGGCAGTCATGAGCCACCTCACCGATGTTATTTATGAGTCCAAGTTCATCTTTTACTCCAAGAAGTTTGACGACCGGGTCCGTACCTTTTGCATGAATCCCCATGGGGAAGTAGTGCTAGAAAACATGGAGGGCCTGGTTACCGTAAACGGGCACTCATACGCAGAAGACGTCGACCGCAAGACCGAAAATACCAATTTTGCCCTTCTGGTTAGTAAGACCTTTACCCAACCGTTCAAGGACCCTATCGCGTATGGGAAATCAATAGCCCGCCTAGCTAATCTCCTTGGCGGTGGAGTGCTGGTTCAGCGCTTGGGGGACCTCATTTCGGGGCGGCGATCTACGCCTGATCGCATCGAAAAGGGCTTGGTTACCCCTACTCTCAAGGAGGCTACCCCAGGCGATTTGTCCCTGGTATATCCCTATCGCCACTTAACGGCTTTAGTAGAAATGTTGCAGGCCATGGACCGGATTGCTCCGGGGGTTTATTCGCGGCATACCTTGTTGTACGGAGTGGAAGTGAAATTCTACTCTTCCCGCTTACAGCTTTCCTCATCATTGGAGACCAAGGTGAACAACCTTTATGCGGCTGGCGACGGAGCCGGAGTAACTCGGGGGTTGGTGCAAGCTTCAGTGGCAGGCGTCCTAACGGCGCGGGGTATATTGGAGAAAGAGGGCAAGGAGGATCATAGTTGTCAACCTTAG
- a CDS encoding adenylosuccinate synthase, which yields MSTLVVVGAQWGDEGKGKITDYLAEQAELVVRYQGGNNAGHTVVVDKREFKLHHIPSGILYPGKTCIIGNGVVINPRVLFQELDNLHACGVDTSGLRISDIAHVILPYHLELDSAQEERRGAGSIGTTQKGIGPAYVDKVHRSGLRVIDLVEGDFRQRLETAIAEKNEELVRLYGREPLDAGAIIDEYADWAGKLRPLVTDTSLLINQAIDAGKKVLFEGAQGTLLDIDHGTYPFVTSSSPVAGGACTGAGVGPTRIDRVMGVAKAYTTRVGAGPFPTELTDGVGEIMRREGREFGTTTGRPRRCGWPDAVLLRYAARLNGMEYLALTKLDVLDGLREIKVAVAYRYQGQVISEFPHSPAVLAQCQPIYETLPGWEADLTQVRRQEDLPREAVAFIERLEELSGTKIALLSVGPEREQTIIRDEYQLF from the coding sequence TTGTCAACCTTAGTAGTAGTAGGGGCACAATGGGGCGACGAGGGCAAGGGCAAGATTACTGATTACTTGGCGGAACAGGCTGAATTGGTGGTTCGCTACCAAGGGGGCAATAATGCTGGGCACACGGTAGTAGTGGACAAAAGGGAGTTTAAACTTCACCACATTCCTTCTGGGATCCTTTATCCGGGCAAGACCTGCATCATTGGCAATGGCGTAGTCATCAACCCGCGGGTATTGTTTCAAGAGCTTGATAACTTGCATGCCTGCGGGGTCGATACGAGCGGCCTGCGGATCAGCGACATTGCTCATGTCATTCTTCCTTATCACTTGGAATTGGACTCGGCTCAAGAGGAACGGCGCGGCGCCGGTTCCATAGGTACAACCCAGAAGGGCATTGGCCCAGCTTATGTGGACAAGGTTCACCGGTCGGGGCTAAGGGTAATTGATCTAGTAGAGGGCGATTTTCGCCAGCGACTAGAGACCGCTATTGCTGAAAAGAATGAGGAGCTAGTTCGCCTCTATGGCCGCGAGCCGTTAGATGCAGGAGCGATCATTGATGAATATGCCGACTGGGCCGGAAAACTACGGCCTTTGGTAACTGATACCTCCTTGCTAATAAATCAGGCCATCGATGCTGGCAAGAAGGTCCTATTTGAAGGAGCACAAGGGACGTTGCTTGACATAGATCATGGAACCTATCCTTTTGTTACTTCTTCTAGTCCAGTAGCCGGAGGAGCGTGCACCGGAGCTGGGGTAGGTCCGACTCGCATCGACCGGGTGATGGGCGTAGCTAAGGCTTATACTACTCGGGTAGGAGCTGGACCCTTCCCTACCGAGCTTACCGATGGGGTGGGCGAGATCATGCGTCGGGAAGGTAGGGAGTTCGGAACTACTACCGGTAGGCCCAGGCGTTGTGGTTGGCCGGATGCAGTACTGCTGCGCTACGCGGCTCGGCTGAACGGCATGGAGTATTTGGCGCTAACCAAGCTAGACGTGCTAGATGGCTTAAGAGAGATTAAAGTAGCAGTGGCTTACAGGTACCAAGGCCAAGTGATTAGCGAGTTTCCCCATAGCCCTGCGGTCCTAGCCCAGTGCCAACCTATTTACGAGACTTTGCCTGGGTGGGAAGCGGATCTTACCCAGGTTCGGCGACAAGAGGACCTCCCTCGAGAAGCGGTAGCTTTCATCGAGCGGCTGGAGGAGCTAAGCGGTACCAAGATCGCTTTGCTTTCGGTAGGTCCGGAGCGGGAACAGACCATAATTCGAGATGAGTACCAACTTTTCTAG
- a CDS encoding methyl-accepting chemotaxis protein: MGFAVVFWPVLLMIIVAVAAWLPLPIWARAATMAGGLGGMVTWSVLGSVRFRRSASEIAQVLNQAVYGDVQVRVKYRGQDEMGQLSWAVNRVLRSWNDTLYNIMESTSQVVATIGEISAAAQQASQAVSEVARITQEVASRAERESETVEQIAETIKEMSIQMDKIAASASDMDTSARETSIASDSGKKAAQEASQRIQTIEESVLVLSQALDELGQDSLRIGEITEVITSIADQTNLLSLNAAIEAARAGDQGRGFAVVAEEVRKLAEQSAHSAESIGHLIRAIQAKTERSIDLMKKSREEVKLGVQAVQQTQAVFQSIAQSFQAIVERSQKVAEATAIMVDRSQSLRVAIKELAAGAHENSNGAQQVAASTEEQNASLEEISAAVSGLNSVANQLKGMFQVFKVSPPKSKDQ, translated from the coding sequence TTGGGATTTGCAGTGGTCTTCTGGCCGGTGCTGTTGATGATCATAGTAGCTGTGGCCGCCTGGCTACCATTGCCGATTTGGGCAAGGGCAGCTACCATGGCTGGTGGCCTTGGGGGTATGGTGACCTGGAGCGTGCTAGGCTCCGTGCGCTTTCGGCGGAGCGCCAGTGAGATAGCCCAAGTGTTAAACCAGGCTGTGTACGGCGATGTCCAGGTACGGGTTAAGTACCGGGGCCAGGATGAAATGGGGCAACTTTCATGGGCGGTAAACCGAGTTTTGCGCTCATGGAATGATACCCTGTATAACATCATGGAAAGCACCTCCCAAGTGGTTGCCACTATTGGAGAGATATCTGCTGCTGCCCAACAGGCCTCGCAGGCAGTGTCAGAGGTAGCTCGCATTACCCAAGAAGTTGCCAGCCGGGCGGAAAGAGAGTCAGAGACGGTGGAACAAATTGCCGAGACCATAAAAGAAATGAGCATACAAATGGATAAGATCGCCGCTTCCGCCTCGGATATGGATACTTCCGCCCGCGAGACTTCCATTGCTAGCGATAGCGGAAAAAAGGCTGCTCAAGAAGCTTCGCAGCGCATACAGACCATTGAGGAATCAGTGTTGGTTCTAAGCCAAGCTCTAGATGAGCTAGGACAAGATTCTCTTCGAATTGGCGAAATTACTGAGGTAATAACCAGCATTGCCGATCAGACCAACCTTCTATCCCTCAACGCGGCTATTGAGGCGGCCAGAGCCGGGGATCAAGGGAGGGGGTTTGCAGTGGTGGCCGAGGAGGTGCGCAAACTGGCTGAGCAATCAGCCCATTCGGCCGAAAGCATTGGCCACCTGATTCGGGCTATCCAGGCTAAAACTGAGCGCTCGATTGATCTGATGAAAAAAAGTCGGGAGGAAGTCAAGCTGGGCGTGCAAGCAGTGCAACAGACCCAGGCCGTATTTCAGTCCATCGCCCAGTCCTTTCAAGCTATTGTCGAGCGAAGTCAAAAAGTGGCCGAGGCCACAGCTATTATGGTAGATCGTTCCCAGAGCCTGCGAGTGGCCATCAAGGAGCTGGCCGCTGGTGCCCACGAGAATAGTAATGGCGCCCAACAAGTAGCTGCTTCCACCGAGGAACAAAACGCTTCTTTGGAAGAAATCAGCGCCGCCGTGAGCGGCCTCAACAGTGTAGCTAACCAGTTAAAGGGGATGTTTCAGGTGTTTAAGGTGAGCCCACCTAAGAGCAAAGATCAGTGA